One segment of Glandiceps talaboti chromosome 21, keGlaTala1.1, whole genome shotgun sequence DNA contains the following:
- the LOC144451781 gene encoding bifunctional peptidase and arginyl-hydroxylase JMJD5-like: MKDLFVWLLITISTICCFICVSHGNQLPIGHLQPFGSHRPADVTIDEFTEPPDPVLFWENYVKPGKPLIVRGVVTSSPAHLLWDMAYLKEKYGGLEVRLQAKGKVYPIGAKGLGRDTISNFADTYKEKNSPKYVASQLPKPMYKDINVLPTMQCGSFKDGFVEIDVWMSGGWRSGVLHKDPFNNWNCMVQGTKVWAMVENQYHDLLHTYWMPERTIMGISSIDPQSVDLIKFPNITQVRWSNVTTHPGDCLFIPRSYYHQINSYGDPNIATGLLFPRLTDFNSTACDQVEKLKYTPLSEMLVTWNWPGHGDLTMGNNDHRFIKKGLLKGVDFYGDVRAEYLVEELKLLYPELPAEEVETKTRKAFKILDKEGKGSLKIDDVIALDLDSLRHFIVAMTPEDPSNTERFEYNYVNPADISDMIHQLIETHSGLREELFVANYVKLEGATADKARETTI, encoded by the exons ATGAAAGATCTTTTTGTTTGGTTACTCATCACCATATCTACGATTTGCTGTTTTATATGTGTATCCCATGGAAACCAGCTACCTATAGGTCACCTCCAACCATTCGGTAGTCACAGACCAGCTGACGTCACTATAGACGAGTTTACGGAACCACCAGACCCGGTGTTATTTTGGGAGAATTACGTAAAACCAGGTAAACCTCTAATCGTACGAGGTGTGGTCACATCAAGTCCCGCACATTTACTTTGGGATATGGCCTATTTGAAAGAAAAGTACGGTGGCCTAGAAGTCAGACTGCAAGCAAAGGGTAAAGTGTATCCGATTGGCGCGAAAGGACTTGGAAGAGACACAATCTCAAATTTTGCCGACACATACAAAGAGAAAAACAGCCCCAAATATGTAGCATCGCAATTACCCAAGCCCATGTACAAGGACATAAATGTTCTACCCACGATGCAGTGTGGTTCTTTCAAAGACGGCTTTGTGGAAATCGATGTTTGGATGAGTGGAGGGTGGCGAAGTGGTGTTTTACATAAAGACCCGTTTAATAACTGGAATTGCATGGTACAAGGAACCAAAGTATGGGCTATGGTAGAAAACCAATATCACGATTTACTTCATACCTACTGGATGCCAGAAAGAACCATCATGGGGATTTCATCCATCGATCCACAGTCAGTTGACCTCATTAAATTTCCAAACATAACACAAGTTCGATGGTCAAATGTCACAACTCATCCAGGAGACTGTCTTTTTATACCAAGAA GTTACTATCATCAAATAAACTCCTATGGTGACCCGAACATTGCCACCGGTCTACTTTTCCCAAGACTTACTGATTTCAATAGCACAGCCTGTGACCAGGTAGAGAAGCTAAAATATACCCCTCTTAGCGAAATGTTGGTAACATGGAACTGGCCAGGTCATGGTGACCTTACTATGGGAAACAACGACCATCGATTCATAAA GAAAGGTCTTCTTAAAGGTGTGGATTTTTACGGTGATGTAAGAGCGGAATATTTAGTTGAAGAACTCAAGTTATTGTATCCAGAATTGCCAGCCGAAGAAGTGGAAACGAAGACACGTAAG gCATTTAAGATTCTAGACAAAGAAGGAAAAGGCTCTCTGAAGATAGATGACGTCATCGCCCTGGACTTAGATTCACTACGTCATTTCATCGTTGCCATGACACCCGAAGACCCAAGTAACACCGAACGGTTTGAATATAATTATGTCAACCCTGCAGATATCAG tGATATGATCCACCAGCTTATCGAAACCCATTCTGGACTGAGAGAAGAATTGTTTGTTGCGAATTATGTCAAATTAGAAGGTGCAACTGCAGACAAGGCACGGGAG accactatttag
- the LOC144451562 gene encoding protein DDI1 homolog 2-like: MKITVTTLAGDIFPLEVAEDLELENFKALCEFECGFPCREMMVMFNGIPLVDDKRTLASYNVKEGDFLLIQQMRNQPTSPQPASGLPAIDFASIQVPGTSQQGASAGPSQRQQGQEDPAKIRETLLANPHQLALLKERNPPLADALLSNNLELFTEVLRKQQGERAMREMERIRLMNADPFDAEAQRNIAEEIRLKNVEANMESAMEHNPEAFGQVIMLYINCKVNGHHVKAFVDSGAQMTIMSAACAERCNIMRLVDTRWAGIAKGVGTQKIIGRVHIGQIQIGPDFLQSSFSILEDQPMDMLLGLDMLKRHQCCIDLKRSVLHIGTTGTETEFLSEADLPSCAKLNRTASVSEEEDKQLAEAMQRSATEAGQFAEAMQRSAAEASASTSNIPSIPEATLSKLVEMGFPRHLAIEELQKNDGDLNKATVALLARSLQGPK; this comes from the exons atgaaaataaccGTGACAACGCTAGCTGGTGATATTTTCCCTTTGGAAGTTGCGGAAGATTTAGAGTTGGAAAATTTCAAGGCGTTATGTGAGTTTGAGTGTGGGTTTCCGTGTCGGGAGATGATGGTTATGTTCAATGGAATTCCATTGGTGGACGATAAGAGAACGTTAGCAAGTTACAACGTAAAGGAAGGCGATTTTCTCCTGATACAACAAATGAGAAATCAACCCACCTCACCTCAACCCG CATCAGGTCTTCCTGCGATAGACTTTGCAAGTATCCAGGTACCTGGTACATCACAACAAGGTGCATCAGCTGGGCCATCTCAACGTCAGCAGGGACAAGAAGACCCAGCTAAGATACGTGAAACGCTATTGGCTAATCCTCATCAGCTAGCACTGCTGAAAGAAAGAAACCCACCACTGGCTGATGCGCTACTCAGTAACAATTTAG AACTATTTACAGAAGTCTTGAGAAAACAGCAGGGTGAGCGAGCTATGAGGGAAATGGAAAGAATTCGTCTTATGAATGCCGACCCGTTTGATGCAGAAGCACAGCGAAATATAGCAGAAGAAATCAG aCTCAAGAATGTGGAAGCTAATATGGAATCTGCCATGGAACACAACCCAGAAGCATTTGGCCAAGTAATTATGTTGTATATTAATTGTAAAGTTAACGGCCACCATGTCAAAGCATTTGTGGATTCAG GAGCACAGATGACAATTATGAGTGCAGCCTGTGCTGAAAGGTGCAATATTATGAGGTTGGTTGATACACGATGGGCTGGAATTGCTAAAGGTGTTGGAACTCAGAAGATTATCGGAAGAGTTCACATAG GTCAGATACAAATAGGTCCAGATTTTCTCCAGTCTTCGTTTTCAATATTAGAAGACCAACCTATGGACATGTTACTAGGTTTAGATATGTTAAAAAGACATCAG TGTTGTATTGATTTGAAAAGAAGTGTATTACATATTGGAACGACAGGAACTGAAACTGAATTTCTAAGTGAAGCTGATTTGCCAAGCTGTGCTAAACTAAACCGTACAGCATCAGTCTCAGAAGAAGAAGACAAACAACTCGCAGAAGCAATGCAGAGATCAGCAACAGAAGCGGGTCAATTCGCAGAAGCAATGCAAAGATCAGCAGCAGAAGCGA GTGCAAGTACAAGCAATATTCCAAGCATTCCAGAAGCTACTCTTTCCAAGCTAGTGGAAATGGGGTTTCCAAGACATCTAGCTATTGAAGAATTACAGAAGAATGATGGCGATTTAAACAAAGCAACAGTAGCGCTCCTGGCTAGGTCTTTACAAGGACCCAAATAA